GCTTAGAGGTGGACTTGAAACATTTGCAACCTTGGCTAAAAGCCTAAAACCACTTAAGAAGGTCagctttatattttaaaatattatggaACAATTTTTATACTAATTAACAATCTTTCGTCTCTCATAACAGAATAtccaagaaaacaaacaaaacaagaaacttTAGTCATGCAAAcagagtttttcttttctttttaattttagctTATTTGTCTAAACACGCCAACACACTTTGCGTGGAGTGTAATAACATTTAAACTAAGAGACAGCGAGATTGGTCTTGAAAAGTCTCTTCATAAAATGTATGAGTACCCATTTGATtaaggttccaaatctctttctctcttaagATCAACAAAGATGTCATCAATAGCTTCTGGTACAGTTCCAACCACCAAATCCGTTGCATGTTTCAGAAAGTCTGCAAGTTCTTCATCTTTGCTTCatcgatcttcttcttctcggttCATGCCAACTTCCTTATCACCTATTTATGCAAAACTCATAAACTCTAACAATAGttcctcagtttcttcatcatcttcctcctcaCCTCCTGAACCCTTAAGACCCGTTATGCGCAGCACAGAAGCTGATCGACTTGAAGAAGAAAGACTCCGCCAAGTACACTGGCAAGACGTCGCGTAAGTTTCTTGAGAGAGCAAAAACTTAATACTAAGTGTCTAGAGAGATTCGGTTGTGAAAATTATTTGGTCTGGATGAAACAGGGTAAAGATGGTAGTGGACGCACCAGCTTCCGTGGCTTACAATTTATACGCAGATCGTGACTTATTCCCTAAGTGGATGCCATTTTTGTCATCAGTTGAGGTAAACCTTACTCTGAAACAGAGTCTATAAGCTTTAATTCTTGCTCACCtgacttaaatattttattttcgtctCTTAGGCAGTGGAGGGTAGTCCTGATTTATCCCGGTATTTGGTAAAATTCAATTCTTTTGGACAAAATGTTGAATatcattttctcgccaaaaattTGCAGGTAACGTTTtacatcaaaattaaattaatatccACCAATCCGATTATATTCTTTTTGTTCATTAGAAATTCgaactaaatattatttattcttgCAATCTCTCTCTACAGCCAATTCCAGACAGAAAGCTGCACTGGAGATCTATAGAAGGCTTTGCAAATAGGTGAACTCAAATTTggtttatacaaaaataaccatcttttcaatttttcttattgattttgaaaaaatgtatgttctgtatttataaaacagagGCAGTGTTCGATTTTTCCCTAGAGGCCCTTCCTTGTGCTTAGTAGAGGTTAGTAGTATCTCGTCACCATTTTTCTCACTTTCAATACATATGTGATCAATTTTAGTTTCATTTATTCATTACTTTTCTGTCAGATTAATTTTTCATTCGAAGTTCCACATGCTTTAGCTCCAGTTGCATTTGTAAGGCTATTTCTCCATATAGTggatgattataaattatttcgTAAATAATTTACGTGTGTATTTCTTGTTAACATATTGCctcattatctttttttttatgtttcaaaaattaCAGTTAATGAAACCGTTTATGGAGAAGCTTATTCGTGGAGGATTGGAACATTTTGCTGCCTTCGTGAAGACCTCTTAAGGCAGAAATGAAGAATACTTCATTTGCCTTCGTCCAAATAAATTATTCTTCATGCAgttattttttcttgtttcgTAAGATGTCCAAACATGGAATGTTGTTACTTGTTAATTTACTGATGAAAAGTAAATATTCTAAAGTAATTAAGAGTATTTGTACTCCCTACACACAACTTCTCACCTATTTGCATTCTATACCCTATTtcccttcaattttttttccccCAATACTACCATTTTCCCCCAATTCAATGGTATCCCACTCTTTTTAGGGTATTGAGCTAATTTGCTCAAGTAATTAAGACATGTTTCTTTCAAGATTATACGCTTGCTGTGTGACAAagctatttattatttaaagcaATTATTCGTTGCATTATAATTGACTATTTGGTTTcgtaattttagaaaataataatggtGATGTTCAATAGATGTAATAAGTCTTTTTTAAAACACAGTTTGTTCTCAagtaatatgtttttctttttagaacaagtaatatgttttttttttttaactgaacaAGTAATatgtttcttagttttttttttagtgttaGTTGCGGTAAATAAGATAGCCATGTGTATGCATTGTTATCAACTTTTTATCATGTTCCCATATCATTCCCAATAGAATGCCGCTCAAATTTAACCACACCTTTGTTATCTTTTTGCTAAAGACCGTcctaaacaacaacaacaaaaaactgaATAGTTCttgatagaagaagaagagtctcAACTCTCGGAGCATCTGAGAAGTGGAAGAAACAGTACTTGGGTGGGGTAAACTCATGCGGACAAGTCTCCCTTAATTAGGTCTGGGAATATGAGTTTTTACCCGCGGGGTCCGGCCCGTTTGACCCGCCGCGGAGCGGATGCGGGTCGAacaatttagaaaaatttattCGCGGGTTATGAGCATTTTATGCGGAGCGGATGTGGATTGGTAGTTTTGAAACGCAGGTATCCACCAACCcgcatttttaattttttttttaatatatatatttttttttcgtaaaaatgtatatttttttttgtaaaaatacatatttttaaagaaaatatgagaatttttaaaaataataataaaaatattttaaaatatttaaaattttaattataaatatattatttatattatattttacaaaaattaaattaaattaatatttttttaaataaaaatataattcgcAGGTCCCGTGGGTTACCCGCAAAATTAAGCGGGGCGAGTGCGGGTACAAATTTATTTGTTCGCGGATTGTGCGGATCGgattttttgacaaaagaaaaaactttaTAACCCGCGGGTTGGCGGATCAGCAGGGCGGGTTTGACCCGCAACCCAGCCCTACCTATAATCATTTCCAATTTAGCCGACATCTCTACTCTTGTGTATACATATTTTCCCGTTCGCGATCGTTTATACCGTTGGAATGTATCATATGGATATATTATTCGTttaactaagttttttttttgacaaattgtTTGTTTAACTAAGTTGGTAGTTCTTTGTGTACCTAcgtgtattaatgtattattaGCTCTCTTTCTAGAAACATATTGCTAGCTATAAAGATGAAAATTAGTGGATAAATATTAGAAGATGGAGCAAAGTATGGACTATGGAGACGTGCACTGGAAATGAAGCAAAGTGTACATCTACCAAATCCTCTAGATTGAGGGCAGAAGTTTGAAGAGCCAGTCTCCTATTCACAATCACACTATATACACACAtgtgtatatattgtatatttgtaaatattacTTTAACTTCTTTATATTATACTATTTTACACACGCACAAtgttatacatatacatatttgtGTATCTTTGTAATGAAGAAGCAGGCAACATCTTCCATACTctcttaacatttttaccaaaaaaaaaaaaaaaaaaaacatcttccATACTCTTAAAGTAGACATGGACATGTTAATGTCTCATTGCCTATAGGTATTTTTAAGCACCTAACATAGCCTCTTGCCTTATATTGACCAACTTGTTCATATCAGTCTCCATCCTTTATCTTCCATTTTCAGCATGCTATTTCACAAAtgtgacaaaaagaaaagaaaagaaaatgcaatattccgaaaatatatattaacatatgtATATGCTTATTTTGCTAAAAATCAATTTCAATATTAACAGggttagaaattttgaaatatataatattttgttgaaagtaaatgtattttataaaattttggatcACCTCTAGtctaagtaaaaataaaaggtaTTAGCCTATCATGTTTGATTTAttgttattataaaaatactcataattatatataacttataagtaAATTAACTAAACATAATCTtacattttcttatttaatatcagagaaactttaaattacatatacagataacatatatttttgtattttaattttattatttaaaaaaaattaaaattaaaatacaaaaatatatatatgactgaTAATTGGAAAATTGTTCTGTCTTCTAACTTCTCTTTTTCTATACACTacctatttttttgttatttatattcgagatatatatatacacacacaattaaattattatatattatacagTGTATACACATGCAGTTTGATTATTATATAACATACACACATTCACACAATTTAATTATGATGCTTAACCTTATGTTTATAAAGTACCCGTCCTTAACCTACACAATTGTTTTTGCAAGTTCATTAGCTTTAGTATGTCGTATTATAGCCGCCATTTTTGCATGGAGGATGAGGTCACAAGATGCatgtataattataatttttaaaaaaacaaacttataatttataaaaaaatatttttttttataaaatttgttttataagaaGTTATAgcacataaaatatttataaaatatataaactagagCACATAGTTATTAACACTGAATGCAATGGATTAAAAATGCATAAATATTAGTGTTACTATAATCCATTGCATTCAGTGTTACTATAATTATGTGCTAAAAAGCATAAATATTAGAATTTTGTTCCTAAGAAAAGTGGAAGAAGATGAGATGAGACCAAACATAATTGAGTTCCACCGAAAAGTGTAAAGAGGGGCGGTGAAATTCTCAAATATGATCAAACAGTGGTGTTTCTGAGTATGCAATCAATGATGGTTGGTCGgtcatacaaatatatatttatattcttgGTAATTCAGTAAATTATTCACATATTAAAAAGAATCATTTGTACCTCACcttttctataatattaaatacaTGAAAAAGAATTGGGCCACTGAAGAAGCCGAAAGAGGTTAGATATAACCCACTCGCGGCCATTCTCTTCTTGTTTtctctttaataaaaaactgaaactatgtatataactatattttatcataacaaaTGTATTTAACCTTTTCTCAATTATCTTCAGTGGAGAATAATTCTTTTTACATGTTATATGTTTCGTCGTGTATTGAATAAACTGTCCCAaactataatttatatacatatccTCCAGAAAAGTTTTTCAAAGTGggtataaactaaaataaagagGATGAGAGATATTGTAAGACCTCCTAGGGTGAAGAAAAAACCATTTAAGAGATGGCATTTTAAGACAAACTTTAGGTGTGCATAAGAACTTTATTATTGGGAGCTTTTCatccagtttttttttctttttgagaaatttcaaattttgcaTAATAAGACACTCCAAAAATtataatcaaatctatatatTAAAACCAAAAATTGGATTCAGTCCAATTTGACAGTTGGTTTGATTCAGAACCGCAAGCTTACATGCCCACATTCACCTTGGCTGCaactaaaatgttattttgtggaataaaattatttaaaatacattccataaaatttcataaaatatttaccaattacaataaaatatttttaaaaacaattctaCACGTTCCATTTTggaaataaaacagaaaaaaaaatattttgtaaaacctATTTTCTTACTCAGGATTTTAAATCCTCGTGAATAAATAGAATGTATATAATTTACTAATATCATTTTTACATTTAATCCATCATTCCATTTTTCTATTTCACAAATAATCATCCTTATTATTCGGTATTCCTTATTGGAAAAACATGTTACAGCTATTGCCTTAAACTGTACCATAAGTATACGtaagaatatattatttaaaaattattaagattaattttttttttggtctaaatgttaaaatatacaaatattaagatttaattGATTTCTAATATCTGATGTAGTCAATCATTTTCATATGATGAGGATATGTATTATGTAATTTTGATTTTAGAAACTAGTATTAATGTAGATACTCCCATGCATGCCGCATCCATAATAATATTCGTTCCCGAATACGTGGCCATAAATTTTCCCAAGGATTAAACTCAATTCAAAATTACACCAAACGATCAGTCTCATACTAGAGATAAACACCAGCAACCAAAAAgaatattagtttaaaaaaaaagaaatggaaaccaaacaaaaagccGCGGTAAACTTTACCTACACtacacttgttttttttttgatcaaaacacTACActtgtttaaattaaaataacattagGTTTCCACTTCCTATAGCCCACGACGTTGCAGTATATATAAAGGAACCAGGCTTGTCTGCTTTTGATGCATTAACATTTCCAAGAAGCATTCTAAACTTAGTGAGTGCGACTCTCTTCTTACACACTTTTTGTCCAACATTCACctcaaaatcaccaaaaataaaaacattttcaatcCAATGAAAATGTTAATTTCTTCTTATACTCGCAACCAAATCCTTTGTTTCATCGCACTAATTATCACACTAACCTCTTTAACTGAATCTCGATACCATCACCACAAAGAGAAACACAAACACAATAGCCATAACCATCACTCTTCAAAACCAGAACCACCTTCTTCCTCAATCTCTCAGCCTCCTACTCCTCCTCCGGGCCCTGATGACTCGCCGTCACCGTCACTACCACCGTCACCTTCCGACGACCCTGAAGAAGACGACAATGGAGTCTACGACGTGAGAAAGTTCGGTGCGGTCGGAGATGGTGTCGCAGACGACACGGAAGCATTCAAAACGGCGTGGGACTCATCATGTAGCAACGGGAACGACACCGTTTCTGTTTTGCTTGTTCCTTACGGCTACACATTTATGATCCAGTCTACTATTTTTACCGGTCCTTGCCATTCTTACCAATTATTCCAAGTATTATTTCTCTTCCTAAAAAATCTAAACGTTTTGATATACTATAGACAATTATATCAAATGGGATTGgttttaataacattttttattgatataggTGGACGGGACCATTGTAACACCAGATGGACCTGAATCGTGGCCGAGCAATATAAGTAAAAGACAATGGCTTGTTTTCTATAGAGTCAACGGAATGGCTTTGAAAGGCGCCGGAGTTATAGATGGCCGGGGACAGAAATGGTGGGATCTTCCCTGCAAACCTCACCGGGTAATTGACTAAAATAATTAGGACATCTTAAAACCATGTGGTCTTAAATATTGTACTATTCATTCATACTGTTTTAGGAAAATTTTCCAAGCATTTACACCAATTTacagtttattttaattttatttataaatgaatgtAAAACTCTACAATCATGGAAAGCTGACTCTATATAAGTGAAATGGcatatatacaatatttattttaccaaaaaaaaaaaatatatacaatatttatagGGCTAATTGGCTGAGtagccacaaaaaaaaaaagtcaagggAATGGACAAGATTTTGACGTAATGTATTCCTTCGCTTTTTGCTTGTTTTTCTGCCGGTTATATCCTTATATATAACAAGTTACCGGTTCTAACTTATGGAGAAAACGACGTGGTGATTTTGTGTCTCATAATATCAATGAGACACTTTAGGAAGCGCGTGGGTAAGCCATATTCAAAATCAAAGGAAggaaaagatagagagagacgAGTTGATGAAAAGCTTAACTGTGAAAGAAACAACGTTGTTTAACGGAGAATGCAAGAATGTAGTTCCATACTATATATTGTAGATAGAATAATATAAGTACAAATATATAGGAGACGTTTTCATTCCACATGACTAACGTAGAATAGAACTCTGTTTGTAATTTATGAGTGATTGACTTCCACCAATGTGAAAGAAACAACATTGTTTAACGGAAAATGCAAGAATGTAGTTCCATACTATATATTGTAGATATAATAATATAAGTACAAATATATGGGAGACGTTTCCATTCCACATGACTAACGTGGAATAGAACCATATTTGTAATTTAGTAATATAATCACGAACAAAGACGGTGGAGTGGGCGGTTGGAGGAAGCCAAGTACACATGTAGAGTTAGTAAAGATATTTTTACTGTATGGAATTAAACAAGTGGTGTAAATTAGTAGTTGTATCAATAAATGTTGTATTCCATCTACTTATCGGTGTAAATTCATCTGAAGAAactcataaaatttaaaattaagggAGATGGCAAGAGAACACCTGAAAGTCAACAGTAAACCCAATTTAGGAAAATATAAACCCCAATCACAGTACTAGATATGTGTTGTAGTGTTACGTACACATTTGCACCGTCCATTACGAGGACAGTTAATTTCCTATACACATTCCTTTTTAAAATGCTATGCTAGTTATATTACATCCACAACTGGGCAACATGCAATACAAAGCTAAAAGGAACGAGTAGACATCATTTGGaagtaaacactaaacccaaattagagaaatataaacCCCAATCCATTGGCAAAGCAACCCCAAATCCGTTGGCAATAGAAAACCTAGAGAGAAGCTCATGTACAATTTTCTATTCCATATAATATAAACTatgttattttctatttttcataTTCCATATAGGAGtattttatatacaatataaatataatggGGATGGTAAGAGAACATTTGAAATTAAACACTGAACCcgcaaaaaaacataaaacacaatCCATTACTAGATATGTGGTATATTGTTACGTACATATTTTTGCCTTATTCATAATTTCAAGGCTACTTTTGCCATAGTTCAGCAAGGATGGAGCAATATGAAATACAAATGTAATGGAAATGGTAAGATAACATgtgaaagaaaaaactaaacccaaagtagagaaatataaaccctaatccatcgGCAATCCAACTATTGGGACACTTAAACCCACCTACCATTGGGTTCACAGTCTTTTCTTGCCAGTGGGTTCGCAACCTGTCTCAAACAATCTACTTGGAAACTCTAACTCGTCCATACCAAACCTGAAGAACAAAAAGTACAAGTCTCAAAGAGTGAAGATGGTTCACAATGTAATATGCAATATAGAAATCAATAATGAGGCAAAGTGAGTAAGAACCGGCAACCGAGTGGAACAGTATATCATGTGAATGTACCATTCCATGTGGAATGAAATATGATGAACCGAATACTATTCCACTTAATATGAGACGCATCAGGCAAAATATACATATACGGTAATAGACTTAACATATATGTGTTGCAGATTGCATTCCACAAAATAGTCGATATTTCAACACCATGAACTATGGATAACAGAGACATAAATCCCAAATGAAGCATAAAGTAGATTAACGACATCAGACTAAAGCACCCCCAAACACAAAGTGAAACAAATCAAACATTATCACAAGCGATACTATCCTACATGGAATGGTTGAATTGGATACGAATACTATAACATTCAAAATAGAAACAAATCTAAAATTTCATACTATGTGTACTGACGTACCAAATCTCATCAATCATATTCTACACATCTTCGTATAGATTACTACACTAGATAGATTGCATCATCGACATGAAAcaattcaaatttaagaaacttTCACACAACCCGAGAAAACTCGAACCCTATATCGATTTGATAAAGTCTGATATGCTACGCCGGAATTCCGTAACCGGAACAATTGTTGGTTTACAACAGAAACGATGATACAAACTTAACaactaaaaaccctaattttgccaaGATCTAAAATAAAATCTGAGAAACAAAGACGAAgcagaaagagaaagaacttaCGGCGTTGTCAAAGATCTGAGAAACCCGATACTCTGTCAAGTTGGAGATGTCGGCGGTGTTACTCACCTCCGCCGAGACCGTCGCGCAAAACCAAACCACCGACGCCCGTAGAGCCCGATTAGAAGAGAAAACGACGGAGATGAAAACTTGAGTGCAGTGAGAGACGAGCTGTAGGAGGAGATAAGCATCAAGGTGCTTTAGAATTCCAGAAACACCCGATAAAGAAAGTGAGAAGGAGAGGTTGTATGGAAAAGGAGAAGACACGAGTAACTTTGAGcagtaaagtttttttttttttaatgagataGCAGGTTAGCCGGTTAATTAGGAAGGGTAACATAgtattattatgtatatatgacGCCGTCTATATATCTGTTAGGTAAAAGCACCAGTGTGTAAATTACCTTTTTTTCATGTCTATAGCCCCCAATTTCccatatttataactaattattttgttatttttctacAGACTGTCAACAAATCTGCAATTGTTGCTGGCCCTTGCGACAGCCCCATTGTAAGTTCAACATAAAAATTTACGTACTAATTTACGACCCGATTTTTTAAATTGCTCTGGTAACTAATGAATTAAATGCATGCAGGCTTTGAGGTTCTTTATGAGCTCGAATCTAACGGTGGAAGGtctacaaataaaaaacagCCCGCAGTTTCATTTCAGATTCGACGGTTGTCAAGGAGTTCACGTCGAGTCCCTTCACATCACTGCTCCGCCGTTAAGTCCCAACACTGACGGCATCCACATCGAAAACTCTAACTCCGTTACCATCTACAACTCGGTCATCTCCAACGGTAAAAAGACTTACATGTTATATATAGAGTGATTTACGCTTGGCAGTTTTAGACAATTTATTACACTTTATAAATGTAACTTtgtcaaaaagaaaactttagTTAGAAAAACAAACCGATAACCGGTTTATAAATGAAactttaaaaatactaaaaaaacaaGCAAACCAAAAAGGTTCGAAAATGCGGTAGCGAtcgaataaataaaatttattgtatttgACATCGGCCAATAAAATATATGGTTGATTAACGGATCAAATTGGCTGTGCAATATGTTTATGCGTCCTTTAGATCAAActttatcaaaaaagaaaaaaatatatataatatttggaCAAATCCTTTcaaactaaatataaatttacataataCAACAAAATAAGTTAAGAAGAATAAATAGATTTCAACAAAAGTAAAGCGAAATGATTCTTGTCTGAACAATTAAAGTCATGCTTCCAATTTGCAGGAGATGATTGCGTATCTATTGGTTCGGGATCCTACGATGTTGATATACGGAATCTTACCTGTGGACCCGGTGGCCATGGAATTAGGTTTGTTATCTCTCTTTAATTTGATTAATCTGATTAAAAACACTTGTTATGGCAAATAGATCCCAACCAATAACTATTTACTAAAACGTCATTATATACTAAATTTTTAGTATTGGAAGTTTGGGCAATCACAACTCACATGCATGCGTCTCAAACATAACCGTCAGAGACTCGGTCATAAAGTACTCCGACAATGGAGTTCGGATCAAAACATGGCAAGGTGGGTTCGGTTCGGTCTCAGGCGTGACTTTCAACAACATCCACGTGGAGTCAGTCCGTAACCCAATAATCATTGACCAATACTATTGCATGACCAAAGACTGTGCCAATAAAACATCTGCCGTTTTCGTATCTGATAT
The nucleotide sequence above comes from Brassica napus cultivar Da-Ae chromosome A9, Da-Ae, whole genome shotgun sequence. Encoded proteins:
- the LOC106352676 gene encoding uncharacterized protein LOC106352676, which produces MSSIASGTVPTTKSVACFRKSASSSSLLHRSSSSRFMPTSLSPIYAKLINSNNSSSVSSSSSSSPPEPLRPVMRSTEADRLEEERLRQVHWQDVAVKMVVDAPASVAYNLYADRDLFPKWMPFLSSVEAVEGSPDLSRYLVKFNSFGQNVEYHFLAKNLQPIPDRKLHWRSIEGFANRGSVRFFPRGPSLCLVEINFSFEVPHALAPVAFLMKPFMEKLIRGGLEHFAAFVKTS
- the LOC106377342 gene encoding polygalacturonase At1g48100-like — its product is MKMLISSYTRNQILCFIALIITLTSLTESRYHHHKEKHKHNSHNHHSSKPEPPSSSISQPPTPPPGPDDSPSPSLPPSPSDDPEEDDNGVYDVRKFGAVGDGVADDTEAFKTAWDSSCSNGNDTVSVLLVPYGYTFMIQSTIFTGPCHSYQLFQVDGTIVTPDGPESWPSNISKRQWLVFYRVNGMALKGAGVIDGRGQKWWDLPCKPHRTVNKSAIVAGPCDSPIALRFFMSSNLTVEGLQIKNSPQFHFRFDGCQGVHVESLHITAPPLSPNTDGIHIENSNSVTIYNSVISNGDDCVSIGSGSYDVDIRNLTCGPGGHGISIGSLGNHNSHACVSNITVRDSVIKYSDNGVRIKTWQGGFGSVSGVTFNNIHVESVRNPIIIDQYYCMTKDCANKTSAVFVSDITYQGIKGTYDIRSPPMHFGCSDAVPCTNLTLSGIELLPAKGEIVVDPFCWNAYGIVEELSIPPVWCLMSDPPTALQGALVDKCGSP